A single window of Magnetococcus marinus MC-1 DNA harbors:
- the ubiB gene encoding 2-polyprenylphenol 6-hydroxylase yields MLSAFRSLKRLGGIWMILAQHNVMEPFARRYVPMRLLSWLVQLNPVIWRHCRRTPLHIRLRLALEELGPTFIKFGQTLSTRLDILPDEIGQELKRLQDDVPPFDLATVRQSIEEDLKRPLHELFRSFDEKPVASASIAQVHHAFTHDGDEVAVKVLRPDVAARVETDIAMLMTMASLVEELMPEWRRLKPRGVVKEFAQTIRNEMDFLVEASRAQKLGENFKDDVGMMIPQVYWPLTSSRVFTMAWIEGVSIDELPRERVAGRPDPRVVAERLLSSFFKQVFHDGYFHADQHPGNILVREDGVVALIDFGIVSHVSEQTRQFLAEMVQGFITRDYKKVAQVHLDAGYIPHDTDMDAFEEACRQIGEPVFGQPLKDISVARLLAKLFKTTEQYNMEVQPQLLLLQKTLFTLEGVGRELHPDLNAWEIAEPLVMAWMKARIGPKGQLLKLRRQLEEMGYAMGAAPEMAFQVLERVANDRFHIRLHASSMERVEHEIVLGFKRVWSAVMAGFLFLGGAVMAAAGMSPWWFVPPLILAFFSFFRVIALL; encoded by the coding sequence ATGCTCTCAGCGTTTCGTTCTCTTAAACGGCTTGGGGGGATCTGGATGATCCTCGCCCAGCATAACGTCATGGAGCCCTTTGCCCGACGTTATGTCCCCATGCGCCTGCTTAGCTGGTTGGTGCAGCTTAACCCGGTGATTTGGCGGCACTGTCGCCGCACGCCGCTGCACATTCGTTTGCGGTTGGCCTTGGAGGAGCTGGGACCCACCTTTATTAAGTTTGGTCAAACCCTTTCGACCCGTCTGGATATTCTACCCGATGAGATTGGGCAGGAGCTCAAGCGCTTACAGGATGATGTGCCCCCCTTTGATCTGGCGACGGTACGCCAAAGCATCGAAGAAGATCTTAAACGCCCCCTGCATGAGCTGTTTCGTAGCTTTGATGAAAAGCCGGTGGCTTCGGCCTCCATTGCTCAGGTTCACCACGCTTTTACCCACGATGGGGATGAGGTGGCGGTTAAGGTGTTACGCCCGGATGTAGCGGCGCGGGTCGAGACAGATATTGCCATGCTCATGACCATGGCCAGCTTGGTGGAGGAGTTGATGCCCGAGTGGCGTCGCCTTAAACCCCGGGGCGTGGTTAAGGAGTTTGCCCAAACCATCCGTAATGAGATGGATTTTTTGGTGGAGGCTTCGCGGGCGCAAAAATTAGGGGAGAATTTTAAGGATGATGTGGGGATGATGATCCCCCAGGTTTATTGGCCCTTGACCTCCAGCCGGGTCTTTACCATGGCGTGGATTGAGGGTGTCTCCATTGATGAATTACCCCGTGAGCGGGTGGCGGGGCGTCCTGACCCCCGGGTGGTGGCGGAGCGCCTGTTAAGCTCCTTTTTTAAGCAGGTGTTTCACGATGGTTATTTTCATGCGGACCAACACCCAGGCAATATTTTGGTGCGCGAGGATGGGGTGGTTGCCCTGATTGATTTTGGCATTGTCTCCCATGTCTCTGAGCAGACACGCCAATTTTTGGCGGAGATGGTGCAGGGTTTTATTACCCGCGACTATAAAAAGGTGGCCCAGGTGCATCTGGATGCCGGGTATATCCCCCATGATACCGATATGGATGCCTTTGAGGAGGCGTGTCGGCAGATTGGCGAACCGGTGTTTGGTCAACCGTTGAAGGATATTTCCGTGGCGCGGCTGCTGGCCAAGCTGTTCAAGACCACGGAGCAGTATAATATGGAGGTGCAACCTCAGCTGTTGCTGCTGCAAAAGACCCTCTTTACCCTGGAAGGGGTGGGCCGAGAGCTGCATCCGGACCTCAATGCGTGGGAGATTGCCGAGCCGTTGGTCATGGCTTGGATGAAAGCCCGCATTGGCCCAAAGGGTCAGTTATTAAAGTTGCGCCGCCAGTTGGAGGAGATGGGCTATGCCATGGGGGCGGCTCCAGAGATGGCTTTTCAGGTTTTGGAGCGGGTCGCCAACGACCGTTTTCACATTCGCCTCCATGCCAGCTCTATGGAGCGGGTGGAACATGAGATTGTTTTGGGTTTCAAGCGGGTTTGGTCGGCGGTGATGGCAGGTTTTCTCTTTTTGGGGGGTGCTGTGATGGCCGCTGCGGGCATGAGCCCCTGGTGGTTTGTTCCCCCGCTTATTCTGGCCTTTTTTAGCTTTTTCCGGGTGATTGCCCTGCTATAA
- the def gene encoding peptide deformylase → MAILDVLVYPDQRLLQPCRSLEAEEFKTAAFQAFVEDLIETTQHAPGCVGLAAPQVDHAIRMVVVNCGLARKPPDEHHGELILCNPEIISWEGMETAREGCMSVPDYTGNVMRATHISVQFQDRHGQEQVRHFKGFEARVVQHEMDHLEGKLFTDRVVSRKADLFPRKVYQKKRNRA, encoded by the coding sequence ATGGCCATTTTGGATGTATTGGTCTACCCCGACCAGCGCCTGTTACAGCCCTGCCGCAGCTTGGAGGCCGAGGAGTTTAAAACCGCCGCTTTTCAAGCCTTTGTGGAAGATCTTATTGAGACCACCCAACACGCGCCCGGTTGTGTGGGTTTAGCCGCCCCGCAGGTTGACCATGCCATACGTATGGTGGTGGTCAACTGTGGACTGGCCCGCAAACCGCCCGACGAGCACCATGGCGAGTTGATTTTGTGCAACCCCGAAATTATAAGCTGGGAGGGTATGGAGACCGCGCGGGAGGGCTGCATGTCGGTGCCGGATTATACCGGTAATGTGATGCGGGCTACCCACATATCGGTTCAGTTTCAAGACCGCCATGGTCAAGAGCAGGTACGCCACTTTAAAGGCTTTGAGGCCCGGGTGGTCCAGCATGAGATGGACCATTTGGAAGGTAAGCTGTTCACCGATCGGGTGGTCAGCCGCAAAGCCGACCTGTTTCCCCGCAAGGTTTACCAGAAAAAACGCAACCGAGCTTAA
- a CDS encoding glycine cleavage system protein R: protein MANYVLLQLSGLDRPGIVAEVTRVLFETGCNIEDSSMTRLSGQFTIMLVLSPPHAQICAELEAKLKPVVARFALAHLITELSAAQVEDTQPADEEESFLINVLGADKPGIVYHVTQLLADKAVNIVDMHTHTGGAVGRPIYIINIEVEGVKQPEALRTALKELAAQLQVEISLRAGDVFEL from the coding sequence ATGGCTAACTATGTATTGTTGCAACTGTCGGGTTTGGATCGCCCGGGTATTGTGGCGGAAGTTACGCGGGTATTGTTTGAGACCGGTTGCAATATTGAAGATTCCAGCATGACCCGTTTAAGCGGGCAGTTTACCATTATGTTGGTGCTTAGCCCGCCCCACGCCCAGATCTGCGCTGAGTTAGAAGCCAAGCTCAAGCCGGTGGTGGCGCGTTTTGCCCTGGCGCATCTGATTACCGAGCTCAGTGCCGCCCAGGTAGAAGACACCCAGCCAGCGGATGAGGAAGAGTCTTTTCTGATTAATGTATTGGGGGCGGATAAACCGGGCATTGTTTACCATGTCACCCAATTGTTGGCCGATAAAGCGGTCAATATCGTGGATATGCACACCCACACGGGTGGTGCGGTGGGGCGTCCCATTTATATTATCAATATTGAGGTGGAAGGGGTTAAACAGCCCGAAGCCCTGCGTACGGCGCTCAAAGAGCTGGCCGCCCAGTTGCAGGTGGAGATCTCTCTGCGTGCAGGTGATGTTTTTGAACTGTAA
- a CDS encoding SPOR domain-containing protein encodes MSGAIRREQQFLINFGGLIMVLIVGMVVYEMFTGGGDIMLADLGSQRPVVQVTRPGGEGLKVNSAAASQPQSWLTSSQPARIFAAPPNKAPSKQEEPVDQVKEIKPPSELQASWNRPTSTLRADDMNLSPPQPSQSPAGTQSVSLMQDGQATGAQMPAPTVEPVVPAPPANKPAPLSLAPRKISEPATQTPVPVTVASTTTPIPVSQPLPVPVQPQYKAPIQPAYRMPAPINQTPALPSMRAIQPTPAPAAPAQAYQMPSQNVAQAAPTSGYSVQVSSFSDTIHANGLRQRLASLPFNGQYLPVYTTTAEVKGKLYYRVRLGPFPNREVANQARLYLQQRTGQSGQIVAPGR; translated from the coding sequence ATGAGTGGCGCAATCCGTCGCGAACAGCAATTTCTTATTAACTTTGGCGGCCTGATCATGGTTTTGATCGTCGGCATGGTCGTCTATGAAATGTTTACGGGTGGCGGCGATATTATGCTGGCCGACCTGGGCAGCCAACGCCCTGTGGTGCAAGTAACCCGCCCCGGTGGTGAGGGGCTTAAAGTCAATAGCGCCGCAGCGAGCCAACCCCAGTCATGGCTGACATCCAGCCAGCCTGCCCGCATCTTTGCCGCCCCACCCAACAAAGCCCCGAGCAAGCAAGAAGAGCCCGTGGATCAGGTGAAGGAGATTAAACCCCCTTCTGAATTGCAAGCCAGTTGGAACCGCCCCACCAGCACTCTGCGGGCTGACGATATGAACCTCTCCCCGCCTCAGCCAAGCCAGAGCCCTGCGGGTACCCAGTCCGTCTCCTTGATGCAGGATGGCCAAGCGACCGGTGCTCAGATGCCCGCGCCCACGGTAGAACCGGTGGTGCCGGCTCCGCCTGCCAACAAGCCCGCGCCGCTCTCTTTAGCGCCGCGTAAAATTAGTGAGCCCGCCACCCAAACACCGGTACCGGTTACGGTGGCCAGCACTACCACACCGATCCCCGTCAGCCAACCCCTGCCGGTACCTGTTCAGCCCCAGTACAAGGCCCCTATTCAACCAGCCTATCGTATGCCGGCACCCATCAACCAGACCCCAGCTCTGCCCAGTATGCGCGCCATACAGCCGACTCCGGCCCCGGCGGCCCCGGCTCAAGCGTACCAAATGCCATCACAAAATGTTGCGCAAGCGGCCCCAACCAGTGGATACTCGGTGCAAGTGAGCTCATTCTCGGATACTATCCACGCCAACGGACTGCGTCAGCGGTTGGCCTCTCTGCCCTTTAACGGCCAATATCTGCCGGTGTATACCACCACCGCAGAGGTTAAAGGCAAGCTCTATTATCGGGTACGTTTGGGGCCTTTCCCCAATCGTGAGGTTGCCAATCAGGCACGCCTCTATCTACAACAACGCACCGGTCAGAGCGGCCAGATTGTCGCCCCTGGCCGCTAA
- the ccmA gene encoding heme ABC exporter ATP-binding protein CcmA, translating to MARLEVENIHYGFGRHKVLKGIDLTAEDGECLVLFGVNGAGKSTLLNILALRYRPKRGSYRLNGQEVWDNPDYSRSQIVTIAHHSHLYGHLTPVENLQFFSAMRDLERTDEQIKQCVRDVGLSRFLHRPVKGFSAGMRKRVALARVLLANPPLLLLDEPYSALDHQGVQWLNKILNAYIKEGGTLIIVTHDPDRVAALPYRALRVSKGLLLADTVDADFREEEEMQVC from the coding sequence ATGGCTCGACTGGAAGTTGAAAATATTCACTACGGGTTTGGTCGTCATAAAGTCCTAAAAGGCATTGACCTAACCGCAGAGGATGGTGAGTGTCTGGTGCTGTTTGGTGTCAATGGCGCAGGCAAATCCACCTTGTTAAACATTCTTGCGCTGCGCTATCGACCCAAGCGGGGCAGCTATCGCCTCAATGGACAAGAGGTGTGGGATAACCCCGACTATAGCCGCAGTCAGATCGTTACCATCGCTCACCACAGCCATCTTTATGGTCATCTTACCCCCGTAGAAAATCTACAATTTTTTTCCGCGATGCGCGACCTTGAACGCACCGATGAACAGATTAAACAGTGTGTGCGGGATGTGGGTTTAAGCCGTTTTTTGCACCGTCCGGTTAAAGGGTTTTCGGCGGGCATGCGCAAGCGCGTGGCCCTGGCGCGGGTACTATTGGCCAACCCGCCCTTGCTGCTGCTGGATGAACCCTATTCAGCCCTGGATCACCAGGGTGTGCAGTGGCTGAACAAAATCCTTAATGCTTACATTAAAGAGGGCGGTACCTTGATCATCGTCACCCACGATCCAGATCGGGTGGCGGCACTGCCCTATCGTGCCTTGCGGGTGAGTAAAGGGTTGCTGCTGGCCGATACCGTGGATGCCGATTTTCGTGAGGAAGAGGAGATGCAGGTATGTTAA
- a CDS encoding heme exporter protein CcmB has product MLKAAYRIAWKDVMGDFRRRATLSAMLFFAISVLIVFQAALEPNRQEALRLMPGLLWITVLFTSLVGLGRVFQAEEEDGALEGLLMAPVPRGIIFLGKWWGNLILTILVEILLLPMMMILLNVDAWDRVHLIFGILLLGTLGLTGLGVLLAAMTQTARSRETLLALLLIPLVVPLLIAGVQATSAVLGTVTDSAAWLQLMIIFDVVYLALVPWAFGWLVEE; this is encoded by the coding sequence ATGTTAAAAGCCGCCTACCGCATCGCCTGGAAGGATGTGATGGGGGATTTCCGCCGTCGCGCCACCCTCTCTGCCATGCTCTTTTTTGCCATTTCGGTGTTGATTGTGTTTCAAGCCGCGCTGGAACCCAACCGCCAAGAGGCCCTGCGCCTGATGCCGGGCTTGCTCTGGATCACCGTGCTATTTACCTCGCTGGTGGGGTTGGGGCGGGTCTTTCAGGCCGAAGAGGAGGATGGTGCGCTGGAGGGGTTGTTGATGGCCCCGGTACCCCGAGGTATCATCTTTCTGGGTAAATGGTGGGGGAACTTAATCTTGACCATCTTGGTCGAAATTCTTCTACTGCCCATGATGATGATCTTGCTCAATGTGGATGCATGGGATAGGGTGCATCTTATCTTTGGCATTCTGTTATTGGGGACATTGGGGTTGACCGGCCTGGGGGTACTCTTGGCGGCGATGACCCAAACGGCCCGCTCCCGCGAGACCCTGCTGGCGTTGTTACTTATACCGCTGGTGGTACCGTTGCTGATTGCAGGGGTGCAGGCGACCTCTGCCGTACTGGGTACGGTAACGGACAGCGCCGCTTGGCTGCAATTGATGATAATCTTTGATGTAGTCTATCTTGCCCTGGTGCCTTGGGCCTTTGGTTGGTTGGTGGAGGAGTGA
- the ccmC gene encoding heme ABC transporter permease CcmC, whose translation MFQDLSKIQRLLGFAFVGVLLASLALVWSAPADFQQGYSVRILYVHVPAAKMALFSYVAITLASIWVLARGSERADIFAEAMVGVGAAFTAATLASGSIWGKPMWGTWWAWDARLTSMLVLLILFVGLMALRGAFDDPRKAAKATAVMAIIGAVDLPIIHFSVKWWRTLHQPPSFDGASGMIHIDSSMLPPLAGMTVAFLLLACYLLVLRYRMVAAQRQLDALESEGIA comes from the coding sequence ATGTTTCAGGATTTAAGCAAAATACAACGCCTGCTGGGTTTTGCCTTTGTTGGGGTATTGCTGGCGTCCCTGGCTCTGGTATGGAGCGCGCCAGCGGACTTTCAACAAGGCTACTCGGTACGTATCCTCTACGTGCATGTCCCTGCGGCTAAAATGGCGCTCTTCAGTTATGTGGCCATTACCTTGGCCAGCATCTGGGTGTTGGCGCGCGGCTCGGAGCGGGCCGATATCTTTGCCGAAGCGATGGTCGGCGTGGGTGCGGCCTTTACCGCCGCTACGCTGGCCTCGGGCTCGATCTGGGGTAAACCCATGTGGGGCACTTGGTGGGCCTGGGATGCCCGCCTCACCTCCATGTTGGTATTGTTGATCCTGTTTGTGGGTTTGATGGCCCTGCGCGGTGCCTTTGACGACCCCCGCAAAGCGGCCAAAGCCACGGCGGTTATGGCGATTATTGGCGCGGTGGATCTACCCATCATCCATTTTTCGGTCAAATGGTGGCGCACCCTGCACCAACCCCCGTCATTTGATGGGGCATCGGGCATGATCCATATTGATTCATCCATGCTGCCGCCGCTGGCGGGCATGACCGTCGCCTTTTTGCTGCTGGCCTGCTACCTTTTGGTGTTACGTTACCGCATGGTCGCTGCCCAGCGCCAACTGGATGCACTGGAGAGCGAGGGGATCGCATAA
- a CDS encoding heme exporter protein CcmD, translated as MEYMEYVAGVYGVTLLILGGATLFWHKQLKQVQQRLAEEQEAQVDEG; from the coding sequence ATGGAATATATGGAGTATGTTGCGGGGGTCTACGGTGTCACCCTGCTGATTTTGGGTGGTGCGACGCTCTTTTGGCACAAACAGTTAAAGCAGGTACAACAGCGGTTGGCTGAGGAACAGGAGGCTCAGGTCGATGAAGGCTGA
- the ccmE gene encoding cytochrome c maturation protein CcmE, whose translation MKADYQKRMRNKRLLLIATLVLVGGALLTLVFQSFSGAMVYFHTPTEVMQKTVELVGKKVRIGGMVQAGSLSRKEGTLEITFDVTDGETPISVYYKGVTPDLFREGQGVVVEGEWLNTKPFIAHTILAKHSEDYMPVEMNAEAIQKSRENILKSLQ comes from the coding sequence ATGAAGGCTGATTATCAAAAGCGGATGCGCAATAAACGCTTGCTGCTTATCGCCACCCTGGTGTTAGTGGGGGGAGCGCTGTTAACCTTGGTCTTTCAATCCTTCAGCGGTGCCATGGTCTATTTTCACACCCCCACGGAGGTGATGCAAAAAACCGTTGAACTCGTGGGTAAAAAGGTGCGCATTGGGGGCATGGTGCAAGCAGGCAGTTTAAGCCGCAAAGAGGGCACCCTTGAGATCACCTTTGATGTCACCGATGGGGAGACGCCCATCTCCGTCTATTACAAAGGGGTTACACCCGATCTGTTCCGGGAGGGGCAAGGCGTGGTGGTCGAAGGGGAGTGGTTAAACACCAAACCCTTTATCGCCCATACCATCCTGGCCAAACACTCCGAAGATTATATGCCTGTAGAGATGAATGCCGAGGCGATTCAAAAATCCCGCGAGAACATTCTTAAATCTTTGCAATAA
- a CDS encoding heme lyase CcmF/NrfE family subunit produces the protein MWIEVGHYAAILALLLSITQMVTPMVGIRSGQMAWVRVGRYSAFAVFLLLSVASGTLIHAFMSHDFSVLYVARNSSLSLPSFYLATAMWGGHEGSLLLWAWLMSFFIAVAAWRHWNTHSVSMPWILTILGAVTLGFLCLVLLLSSPFERLFPIPMDGRDLNPLLQDPGMVFHPPFLYLGYVGFAVPYAFAMAALITGQAKDEWILATRRWTLFAWTMLTTGIVFGAYWAYYELGWGGYWAWDPVENASFMPWLTGTAFLHSIMVQERRQMFKVWNLFLIITTFSLSLLGTFLVRSGVLSSVHAFATDPGRGMFILSFMAVMLLFSFGVLVWRADALKAENRMDAVVCRESTFLFNNLFLLVGAITVLLGTLYPLALEALMDAKVTVGPPYFNKVFVPIMLGLLILMGIGPLISWRRAAQGQLKKNFLVPGLLALVGIPIALLLGVQHPYAIVTVMIILFVGSTHLIDVQRGVAARLQAGSHNPISAFVKMVARNKRRYGGLTVHIGILVMCAGFIGSGMFQEVQTVIMQPGDKVRLSGWELTLEKYHQVRKDNWTATEAVMHGVREDGLTVSLHPQKRKYDNHEMETTEASIINFFWEDLYVVLGDRIPGKGWAIKAYRNPLISWVWYGSFIIAAGAILALFQGRRFKRIQGAS, from the coding sequence ATGTGGATAGAAGTTGGACATTATGCCGCCATCCTGGCGTTGCTGCTGAGTATTACCCAAATGGTCACCCCTATGGTGGGCATACGCAGTGGTCAGATGGCCTGGGTCAGGGTTGGTCGCTACAGCGCCTTTGCGGTGTTTTTGCTCTTGAGCGTAGCCAGTGGCACACTGATACACGCCTTTATGAGCCACGATTTTTCCGTGCTCTATGTGGCCCGCAACTCTTCCTTGAGCCTGCCATCCTTCTATTTGGCCACCGCCATGTGGGGGGGACATGAGGGCTCTTTGTTGCTGTGGGCTTGGTTAATGTCCTTTTTTATTGCCGTTGCAGCATGGCGCCACTGGAACACCCACTCGGTCTCGATGCCCTGGATTTTGACCATTCTAGGGGCCGTGACCCTGGGTTTTCTGTGCTTGGTATTGCTGCTCTCTTCGCCCTTTGAGCGGCTGTTTCCCATCCCCATGGATGGACGGGATCTTAATCCGCTGTTGCAAGATCCTGGTATGGTTTTTCACCCCCCCTTTCTCTATCTGGGTTATGTGGGTTTTGCGGTTCCCTATGCCTTTGCCATGGCGGCACTGATAACCGGACAGGCCAAGGATGAGTGGATCTTGGCAACCCGGCGCTGGACCCTGTTTGCCTGGACCATGCTTACGACGGGCATCGTGTTTGGTGCCTACTGGGCCTATTATGAGCTGGGCTGGGGCGGCTATTGGGCTTGGGATCCGGTGGAGAATGCCTCTTTCATGCCCTGGTTAACCGGTACCGCCTTTTTGCATTCGATCATGGTGCAAGAGCGCCGCCAGATGTTTAAGGTATGGAATCTATTCCTGATTATCACCACCTTTTCGCTCTCACTGCTGGGTACCTTTTTGGTGCGTTCGGGGGTGCTTAGTTCGGTACATGCGTTTGCTACCGACCCGGGCCGGGGTATGTTTATTTTAAGCTTTATGGCGGTTATGTTGCTGTTTAGCTTTGGTGTGCTGGTGTGGCGAGCCGATGCCTTAAAAGCGGAAAACCGCATGGACGCGGTGGTGTGTCGCGAGAGCACCTTCTTGTTTAATAACCTGTTCCTGTTGGTTGGGGCGATCACGGTGCTGCTGGGCACCCTCTACCCGCTCGCTTTGGAAGCGTTGATGGATGCCAAGGTCACGGTGGGCCCCCCCTACTTTAACAAGGTGTTTGTGCCGATTATGCTGGGCCTGCTTATTCTGATGGGCATTGGTCCCTTGATCTCTTGGCGGCGGGCCGCCCAGGGACAGTTAAAAAAGAACTTTTTGGTGCCGGGTCTGTTGGCCTTGGTGGGGATTCCTATCGCCCTGCTCTTGGGTGTGCAGCACCCTTACGCCATTGTTACGGTGATGATCATTCTGTTTGTGGGCAGCACCCACCTTATTGATGTACAGCGGGGCGTTGCGGCTCGCCTTCAAGCGGGTAGCCACAACCCCATTTCTGCTTTCGTTAAAATGGTCGCCCGTAACAAGCGCCGCTACGGTGGCCTGACGGTGCATATTGGCATTCTGGTTATGTGCGCGGGTTTTATTGGCAGTGGCATGTTCCAGGAGGTTCAGACCGTCATTATGCAACCCGGCGATAAGGTACGCCTTTCGGGTTGGGAGCTGACCCTGGAAAAGTACCATCAGGTGCGTAAAGATAACTGGACAGCAACCGAAGCGGTGATGCATGGCGTGCGGGAGGATGGTCTGACCGTCAGCTTGCATCCCCAAAAACGTAAGTATGATAACCATGAGATGGAGACCACCGAGGCCTCCATTATCAACTTTTTCTGGGAAGATCTCTATGTGGTGTTGGGAGATCGCATCCCTGGCAAGGGGTGGGCCATTAAAGCCTACCGCAACCCCTTGATTAGCTGGGTTTGGTATGGCTCCTTCATCATCGCGGCGGGGGCTATACTGGCACTCTTCCAGGGACGCCGTTTTAAACGCATCCAGGGGGCCTCTTAG
- a CDS encoding DsbE family thiol:disulfide interchange protein, with amino-acid sequence MGKLWKILLLGVIVGILVLMALGLGHDSKKIPTALLDKPAPPLRGPALTGSATIDIADYKGKWVLVNFWGSWCGACVSEHPELLQLDRIAKQRDDFAIIGIDYKDTRSGAISFLQRHGTPSYAMVFDPDQKVAIEWGVVRAPESYFVNPAGKIVKKEYGPLMPGWFDKVALPLMRTHTPSPTPGAS; translated from the coding sequence ATGGGTAAGCTATGGAAAATCCTACTGCTTGGCGTGATTGTGGGTATCTTGGTCTTAATGGCGTTGGGACTGGGGCACGACAGCAAAAAAATTCCTACCGCCTTGTTGGATAAGCCTGCGCCCCCCTTGCGGGGACCGGCCCTTACTGGTTCGGCCACCATTGATATCGCTGACTATAAGGGCAAATGGGTTTTGGTCAATTTTTGGGGCTCTTGGTGTGGTGCCTGCGTCAGTGAGCATCCTGAATTACTGCAACTGGATCGTATTGCCAAACAGCGGGATGATTTTGCCATCATAGGCATTGATTATAAAGATACCCGCTCGGGAGCCATCTCCTTTTTGCAGCGTCATGGCACACCCAGCTACGCGATGGTTTTTGACCCCGATCAGAAGGTGGCCATTGAGTGGGGCGTGGTGCGGGCACCGGAGAGTTATTTTGTCAACCCCGCTGGGAAAATCGTCAAAAAAGAGTATGGCCCACTGATGCCTGGCTGGTTTGACAAAGTGGCACTGCCGCTTATGCGCACCCACACCCCCTCGCCCACACCAGGAGCATCCTAA
- a CDS encoding cytochrome c-type biogenesis protein, which produces MARLIMLAFVLLLSHALALPVLAQQSPPVNSLKAEDPKEGLVRKIASELRCAVCQSQSVYDSNADLAKDMLQVVRDKVHEGMPEDEIRRYFLDRYGDYIYMEPVMNSRNLALWAGPFAALLLGGLGLWFAIRSWYRPKSTSAASNNQTPAQAKAADTMHNRIQQELDRIDM; this is translated from the coding sequence ATGGCTCGCCTTATCATGTTGGCCTTCGTGCTGCTGCTCTCCCACGCTTTGGCACTACCGGTTTTGGCGCAACAGAGCCCGCCGGTAAATAGCCTTAAAGCGGAAGACCCCAAAGAGGGGCTGGTGCGTAAGATCGCCTCGGAGCTGCGCTGCGCGGTGTGTCAAAGTCAATCGGTCTATGACTCCAATGCCGATCTGGCTAAAGATATGTTACAGGTGGTGCGGGATAAGGTGCATGAGGGCATGCCAGAGGATGAAATCCGTCGCTATTTTCTAGACCGCTACGGCGACTATATCTATATGGAACCGGTGATGAACAGCCGTAATCTCGCCCTATGGGCAGGCCCCTTTGCCGCACTGTTGTTAGGCGGTTTGGGCTTGTGGTTTGCCATACGCAGCTGGTACCGCCCCAAGTCTACCTCGGCTGCAAGCAACAACCAGACGCCCGCGCAGGCCAAAGCCGCTGACACCATGCACAACCGTATTCAGCAAGAACTGGATCGTATTGATATGTAA
- the prmC gene encoding peptide chain release factor N(5)-glutamine methyltransferase gives MSQTETWTVRRILQWTTDWLSKQGVGSPRLDGELLLAHTLTLRRLDLFLDPDRPLSPDELQRYKAFIKRRAAREPVAYIVGKKPFLHWELTVTAGVLIPRPETEHLVQAAQDFFNQQQRAPHTILDIGTGSGAILLALLDHFNEAQGIGIDISKAALACAQHNGEQLNLNNRAQWLYSHFCDDLPHESRFDLILSNPPYINSDVIPTLEAEVNQWEPRLALDGGVDGMQAYQQIIPAAVARLNPGGLLGVEIGHDQGPRVAALMQQHGLQQVVVHKDYAQHDRVVLGHR, from the coding sequence ATGTCTCAGACTGAAACTTGGACGGTCCGCCGCATTTTACAATGGACCACCGATTGGTTAAGCAAACAGGGGGTTGGCTCACCCCGTTTGGATGGAGAACTGCTGCTGGCCCACACCCTTACGCTGCGCCGCCTGGATCTCTTTTTAGACCCCGACCGCCCCCTAAGTCCAGATGAATTACAGCGCTACAAGGCCTTTATCAAACGTCGTGCGGCACGGGAACCGGTTGCCTATATCGTTGGCAAAAAACCCTTTTTACATTGGGAACTCACCGTTACAGCCGGGGTATTAATCCCCCGTCCCGAAACCGAACATCTGGTGCAAGCTGCCCAGGATTTTTTTAATCAACAACAGCGCGCCCCCCACACCATTCTGGATATTGGTACCGGCAGTGGTGCCATTTTGCTTGCCCTCTTAGACCACTTTAACGAAGCCCAAGGCATTGGTATTGACATCAGTAAAGCGGCGCTTGCCTGTGCCCAACACAATGGTGAACAGCTCAACCTCAACAACCGAGCGCAGTGGCTTTACAGTCATTTTTGTGATGATCTACCCCATGAGAGCCGCTTTGACCTGATTCTCTCCAATCCCCCCTATATCAATAGTGATGTTATCCCTACCTTAGAAGCTGAGGTTAATCAGTGGGAGCCGCGATTGGCCCTTGATGGGGGTGTTGATGGCATGCAGGCCTATCAGCAGATTATACCTGCCGCGGTGGCACGGTTAAACCCTGGGGGCCTACTCGGGGTTGAGATTGGCCATGACCAAGGCCCTCGTGTGGCAGCCCTCATGCAACAACATGGCCTGCAACAGGTGGTGGTCCACAAGGACTACGCCCAACATGATCGGGTGGTGTTGGGCCACCGCTAG